The Anguilla rostrata isolate EN2019 chromosome 2, ASM1855537v3, whole genome shotgun sequence genome contains the following window.
TTCTATTCAGTTGCCATCATCAACATCAATGAAACTCAAAAAACGAAAATAAGTTATCCATGAACAAATTTCACAGGCATGACTTACAGAACGATGCAAGGAGATGACAGTAACATTAGAAATAACAATGGCTGAATTGCCAGAATGTGCAGGAGAAttattaaatgttcttttttttttttttttgtaattcactTCACCAAAACAGTGCTCGGAATGCAGTAACACAGTACTGCAGCTAGATTTTCCTACCAttaattttacataaaaaataaacaggattcgacagtttaaaaaaataaaaataaaaaaacacccaccATCTGTAACTTCatataccattttattttttctccattaGGTGATCTCCAATTTATCCTATTTTTCACTTATAGCATTTAAAGAATTGCCCAGAAATTATCACATTTTCATAAAGATACTTCTTTATACTCCTTACTTGTCACTTAATCTATCGGAATAATTATTCTCCCCACCCCAGGTATGATATATGGAATAACTCAGGACAttctatacaaaaacaaattattgttttgCCAGTGTTGCTCACCAATAATATACTCGTGATGAGTCAATGCTCCATTTCTGAGTTGTACTTATAGAGCAAATTAGTTATCTGCTTATATTCCAGGTATTCCAAAGGACTTTGCCAGTCATGCATATAATTCCCTCTGGGGCAGGGGTAAATATGTGCTCCTAAGTTTAAAAATGTAGGAGCACACTGAGAAATCCCAATTACTAGATGCACTCCTAAATTAGTTTTCCAGTTAGCGCACATCAATTtccaggagcaaatgctcctaaaagaTGGGAGCACTGTTGAGCCCTGTGGGGTCAGGTTGTTTATAAAAGGGCCCTCCCACTTCTTTATCTTCTATGGATCCAtgattctgtcattttttacttatttgtaCACTTTTTTGTCCACAGTTCCTACACCATTTTATTAACATACATCGCATCAACGGTGCCACAACAGATTCTGGTTGTAATTCGGCTTAAATCCAATTGCGTCACTTCCTTTTTCAAtatgaagaaagaagaaagacgAGAGAAAGGCgaattaaaataaagcagcacTGCTGGACGCTGGTCTTTGAAAACAATATGGTTTAACGAGTCCCGTTGTTGACAACTTGCTTCATATCAATTAGCCCCTAGTatcttcttattttattatactcCTTCACTTACATGTTCTCCGGTAGCCTATTGTTTTCGCCAAATTTCGCTTCGTTTAGTTTCCAAGCAATGGTCCGGATGCGCATAATGTGGCTACTTCGCTGAAAATGAATAGAGTCAATTGTAGTAGCCTATTCCTGAAACCAACGATACCGGTGATAAAAACCTAATCCAGCGTATTTATGCGGTTTCCTAATTTTCACTGATTAATTTACAGAACAACCGAAAGGGTCGTAcaagctagatagctagctagactAATGTTATTTAGCGACACTTTATTGACAATCTCACTGAAAAGTAACGATGGGCCATGTAGCTACAAGCCCTGAAATTAATTCCGCAATCACGTGCGCTTTAGCAGCTACTGTCACATTACCAAACAAATAACTTGCACTCACGTCAGTGAAAGCATCCCAATTTGAAGCgggtaaacaaaaaatgaacagaactgtAAACGCATTACGATGTGACATGGGAAAACTTACCCCTATTCGCTGATGACTCAACTACTTTGTAAtcaataattgttttaaattgacGTAAATGACACAGTAATGTAATTCTCGGCGGCGAATGATCCCAAGTGCGGTACAGCAGTGTGAAACATAAACGTACGAGAGAGATGAATGGACACCGTGAATCCATGAAAAAGCTCTAGCAGTGTGAAGCCAACCAGAATAGACCGTAACAAGAAGGTGACTTCCAGGAATGTCCGAGATCGttaaatttcacaataaaagttaGAATTCACGTTCTCGTGATATGTTGTAGTTTTGAACACAAAAAAGCCATCTGCGCATAGACTCCTGCATGATTATAGCATGGTTTGGTTATTTAACATATTTGCAAGGCTTCATTAATGTCCAGTAACAGAACAGAGCATTTGCCAGCATCAGCTGAAGTAAGTATTATAAGTGACCCTGACAAGATGTGTTTCACTACAATGTGGTTTATGAGAACCTGATTGAAATTTTTCAACACATTATTGTTTTCCAACATCTCTAACAGCAGTCTgcaaacagctttcttcaggaTTTTGGAAATGAACAAAGCTTTGGGTAGGCCTGAATTGATGTAGGAGTAATGATTCAGACTGGGCTTTTAACGAGGCTGGGTATAAGCTTATTTGAAGTAAACTGGAACACAGCCATCAGAAAGAGAGCCATTAACAACAGTTCAGGCCAATAATACCCATGAACTTAAAGGAGGGATGTGGTTAACGCATCTACAGGACTGGATGCTGATGCTGATTTCACAGAGGATACATTTCCATACGTGAACAGGAAATCTAAACCCTGAGGTGCATAcaagttatttaaaatgaaagtcaTTTTAGACAGACAGCATTATCAAAACTACAGTTacgcaaaagtattgggacagtgacacaatttttttgttttggcgcATTACTCCAGCAGACTgaatctgaaataaaacaataaatattagttgaaagtgcagactgtcaggaTTTaaatccatattgggtgatctgtgtgAGAAGTAAAATCCTTTTTATACACTTCTCACGCTGTGTACACTTGAAAGGCTTTTctcctgtatgaattctctggtggctGTTTAAATGAGTTACAGTGgtaaagcacttcccacactgggTACAATTGTATGGTTTTACACCTGTATGAATTATCTGGTGGCTATTTAAACTATATATTgaggaaaaacatttctcacactgtgcacactTGCATGGCTTCTCACCTGTGTGAATTCTCAGGTGGAGACTTAAATGACACATTtgggaaaagcacttcccacaatgagtacacttgtagggcttttcaGCTGTATGAATTGTcaagtgtgtatatatttatataagcttttgtatttatataagcttttgtattaaaacacttctcacattgtgtacatttgtatggcttttcacctgtatgaattcttcAGTGGCAATTTAATAGATACTTTGTGGACAAGCACTTCCCACAATGTGTACACTGGTAAGGCTTCTCACcagtatgaattctctggtgtaCACTTAAATCAGATattgatttaaaacatttttcacactcTGTACAGTTGTATGACTTTTCATCTGTATGAATCCTCAGGTGGCGATTTAACTCGTATATTGTGGACAATGAGTACACTGGTAAGGCCTCTCACCTGTATTAGTTCTCAGATGGCGATTTAAATTAGATGTACAGGATGAGCACTTCCcacaatgaatacatttgtttggcttttcaccagtatgaattctctggtgtgTATTTAAAGAAGATTTTGTTTCAAAGCACCTCTCACACTCTGTACATTTGGGCGGCTTCTCATCTTTATGAATTACCAGGTGGCAATTTAAATTAGATTTGGTAGTAAAACATTTCTCACACTGTGTATATTTGAATGGCGTTTGACCTGTATGAATTTtaccttcatttgaatgaaagaTTTTCAAAAGGCTTGGtttttatgtaatgtaaaatgtaatgtttttatttgattgaatTACCATGGGTTCAATTATCACATTTGTTCTGTGACAATTTATATGGTTGTTGCTACTGTTTGCACTTTTCTGGACAAATCTGGTCAGATTATTTTCACTGTTCATATCACAGTGATCATTTAAGTCTCCACAATGGGTCAGTAGGCCATAAGgttccttctttttttacagtttgggcTTGGCTGTCCTGCACATTGCCCTGATTCAGTCTGGTCTTTGTGCCCAACTCCATTCATCACAGTATTCATGAGATCACTCACTAAAATTTCACTGGTTTCAATCCTATCAAATTtaatatgaacacatttaaaatccTTCAAGTCACTGATATGTTCTGCCTTCAGGTAATCCCCAGTGTGGTGAGTGATCTCATGAATACTGGTGTTGAGCACAAAGACCAGAGTGGACTGTGGCAATATGCGGAAGAGCCAAGCCCAAATTGTAAAAAGGAAGAAGCTCATGATCTGCTAACCCAATGTGAGGACTTAAACCATGACTATGACataaacagtgaaaataatCTAAGCAGAATCATCCAGATAAGTACAAACACTAGAAGAAAACATAAACCGTCAGAGAACTAATGTGATAATTGAACCCATAATTAATTCAAGTAAAAACCCAAGCCTCTGTGCATAGAAATGAAGGTGGATTTCATACTGGTGGAAAGCCATACAATTGTACACGGTGTGAGAAATATTTTACTACCAAATCTGTTTTAGGTATACatctgagaattcatacaggtgaaaagccatacaagtgtacacaaTGTGAGAAGAGTTTTAATACAAAatctcatttaaatgcacaccagagaattcataaaggtgaaaaaccctacacatttattcattgtgAGAAGTGCTTTTCCCGAGTGTGTAATTTAAGATGCCACCTAAGAATTAATTTAAGGGAAACGCCCTAAACATCTCAACACTGTGATGAGTGCTTTTCCGCAATTTAACGTGCTAACATGGAATTCATAGAGGTGAAAAGCCACGcaattgtatttattgtgcAACATGCTTTTTAGTAGCCATCTGAGAATTTATTCAGATGAAAATCTTTCATAACAAGTGTTTGactgttttttgaaaatgtcattttaattcatgtaaatgtaaatttcttGTGGACTGAAGCGTGATATTTTGTGATTATGAAATTGACAGCAGGGTAAGTTGTTTGAAAGAATGTACagtaaaacaatatgaaatctGTTTGGATATTCTGTGAAAAGAAACATGGTTTTGTGTATTGTAAActtgttttctgaaaatgaacttgTCAGTACTGGCTTTTCCAGTGCTTTTACTGTCAATGGTAGGAGTTGTAATTGTGCTTGTCAATTAAAGCTGATTTTTTAGACCTGACAGTATGTTTTGTCTGATATATCAGTTGAGGATGTTTGTATTactctttattttccaacattgCACATGAATTGCACTGTCAATATGCCCTCTCTGACAGACATTGCACATGCCCTGGTCAAAATAGCTCTGATGTTCTCTGTCTAACGAGACTTCAGTTTTTGGTAACGTTTATGTGTTTGAAGATTAAATTCCGTATTTATGACAGGCTTGGGGATGACACGTTTTCATGATTAAATGGGAGCATTTTTCATTAGCTACAGCGAGCGTGTTTTTCCTATTGATTTTGATTCTGTCCAGCTCCTGTATTTATGTTATATTGAATGTAATTATTCATGATTTCTATTCTAGATTAACTCAGGCTGTGGGTGGGTATATCTGGAACTGTCCAGGACTGGGTTTCCTCTTACCTGTCTAACAGAAAATCTGAGTCCCCTTTGGTGAGTTTGATTCGTCATCAGGTCTGCTGATGTACAGGGTGCCCCAGGGATCAATTCTTGGTCCAATTTTGTTCTCATTACATATGTTTCCCCAAGAACATATAATTAGCAGTTTCAGTAGTATTTCTTGTCATTGCTGTGCAAACATCTGTgacctgatttaaatccaattgagcatgtatttcactttctgaagaggagactgaggaCAGATCCCCCAGAAACAGGGATAAAATGATGGGTTTAAATTGGGTTTTAGACTTGATGCAGTAattgcatttaagggctatGCAACCAAGTAGTGGACTTTcactaaatttaatttcattgttgCCATAATTTTTGGGGGGCGCAATGTGCTGGTGACATTTTTTGAGTTCAATATGACAAGTCGACTTGAATTCtaacttttattgtgaaatgtacCGCTTTCGCGCTTACCGGAAAACCTCTTGCCTTATTGTGGCATCTGGTCTGCCTGCCTTCACACTCCAGCTTCCGTAGATTCACTGTGGTCATCTCAGTTATATCATACGCTTTTTTGTACGGTTTCAACCCGCACGGGATCGTCCGCCGCCGAAAGTTACGTTATTGTGTAATTTGCAATAAATGAAACGACTGATTGAGATAAGTAATGGAGTCATGAACAAATAAGGGTACGTTTTCTTTCGTATCATCTAGCTAATGCTTTAATAGTTGTCAGTCTTGTTTACTCGTTTCTAGTCGggttacttttatttaattgattttaacATAGCGCCATATATAGGCTCTTTTTTGATAATGTGGCACTAGCTGCTAAAACGTACACGAATGCTGAATTATCTCCAGGGTTTGAAAACCTCGTAGGCTACGGGTGCAACGTTAATTCTCAACTAGACGGTGAGTAAGATTAGGCCTACTATGAGTTAAAGATGTCGCGAAATAACGTTTCCTACCTCAGAGGACCCTTCAGTCAATTAATTCGTGGAACATAATGACATTCTAGAATTATGAACCGGGTTTTATGACATGTAGCCAATTTTTCTTTCCGGAATATTGTAGAATACAATTAagtcaattaattaattttcggCGAAGTAGCGAAAAGTTATAGGAATATATGACCGTAGCCTACTATATTTGGGAGTCCATTACTCTGGATTTGTCCGAAATCAGTCCACACTTTCTGGTGAAAAGCAATGTCCCGGTCACATGGGCGTTGCTAGACCCCTTTTACTGGGGCACGTGCCCCAGTATTGATCTGCTGTGCCCCAGTAAAATCTCATGTTAGAGTTTTAACAGGCTCCTATATTTGGAAGTGGATTAATGTAGATTGATAATAACGGgaaaagaattattttttttctaatccaCAATATCAAAGCAACGCAGTTTAACCCAAAATACAAGCTGAGGGGCGCACCTTGGGGTCCTGGTCCGTACACTGTGGCGCGCACATTACTGTCCGTGCACGGCAGTGTGCATGTGGTAggcattcaagaaaaaaaagtgtgatttgAGTAATGGGTGACCTGTGCCCCAGTAGAGCTTTATGTCTAGCAATGCCCCTGCCCGGCCATATGCATACGGAATATGAAGTTGATTTAGGCTACTGTGAAGAATCTGAAGATTCTGAAGTGAATAGCACATAAACCTTTATTGACTCTATACCAGTggtccccaaccctgttcctggtggTCCactgtcctgttggttttcactccgactcacgctagagatcttgttgggCTGCTGTTTCGTAGAATCAGGTctaccaaattagggttgagaTGAAAAACTACAGGGCGGTAAATCTCTAGGAATGGGGTCGGGAACCACTGTCCTGTATATTGTTACAATTCATTCTTTGTCATTTGTAATGTTACTGTCCTCTTTTTCAGACATGTTCTATAAGTCAGGCCCATGGAATTTGTTAGGGACAGCTTATTTCATGTTTTGCTTACATTGATACTGATGATGTCAGTCagttgaaaataattaaattcaagGCAACTCCACAACCCAAGACAGCAATGTGAACGGATTGAAGGAAATTGTCGTTTGGCCATGGCCAGTCCAGTCTTCAGGCTGCTGTGCAAGATCTTGTGTTCTGCTGGTTTCTTCTGTTTTATCTTGCAGGAGGGTTTATTTTCtcatgggggcgacatagctcaggaggtaagagcggttgtctggcagtcggagggttgccggtttgatcctcgcc
Protein-coding sequences here:
- the LOC135249548 gene encoding LOW QUALITY PROTEIN: gastrula zinc finger protein XlCGF62.1-like (The sequence of the model RefSeq protein was modified relative to this genomic sequence to represent the inferred CDS: deleted 1 base in 1 codon; substituted 1 base at 1 genomic stop codon); translation: MPTTCTLPCTDSNVRATVYGPGPQVYSLSTIYELNRHLRIHTDEKSYNCTECEKCFKSISDLSVHQRIHTGEKPYQCTHCGKCLSTKYLLNCHXRIHTGEKPYKCTQCEKCFNTKAYINTKAYIIYTHLTIHTAEKPYKCTHCGKCFSQMCHLSLHLRIHTGEKPCKCAQCEKCFSSIYSLNSHQIIHTGVKPYNCTQCGKCFTTVTHLNSHQRIHTGEKPFKCTQREKCIKRILLLTQITQYGFKS